One window of the Rosa rugosa chromosome 3, drRosRugo1.1, whole genome shotgun sequence genome contains the following:
- the LOC133740200 gene encoding uncharacterized protein LOC133740200 isoform X3: protein MNAVEIMDESPAHLLGSANSSKSDNGLKKPDCQGILDIMTSVWMKYILQRNLGPECYLERKLSSISMEPPISLKNLSACSSLASKRKHQQMGPETAAQSTEKGVAKAGQANENCSQSTFRSVTEISSVMIAMKGMGALESSIATGLPANSSERCADPSSTGFGNLCLPGGKVPLDFTLKMSMIVRCNGGCLYSRSWESQPLF, encoded by the exons ATGAATGCTGTGGAGATTATGGATGAGTCTCCAGCCCATTTGCTTGGTTCTGCAAA cagcagTAAGTCAGACAATGGGCTTAAGAAACCAGATTGTCAAGGAATCCTAGATATCATGACATCCGTATGGATGAAGTATATCCTGCAAAGAAATCTAGGTCCAGAATGCTATTTGGAAAGGAAACTGTCAAG TATTTCAATGGAGCCACCTATCAGCCTTAAGAATCTCTCTGCCTGCTCTAGTCTGGCTTCTAAGAGAAAGCACCAACAAATGGG GCCAGAGACTGCAGCTCAAAGCACGGAAAAAGGTGTAGCTAAAGCTGGCCAAGCAAATGAAAACTGTAGTCAAAGTACTTTCCGTAGTGTTACTGAGATTTCTTCGGTAATGATAG CAATGAAAGGAATGGGCGCCCTTGAATCCTCAATCGCTACTGGTTTACCTGCTAATTCTTCTGAAAGATGTGCAGATCCTTCATCAACTGGTTTTGGGAACCTTTGCTTGCCTGGTGGCAAGGTTCCTCTGGATTTTACTTTGAAAATGAGTAT GATTGTCAGGTGTAATGGGGGTTGCTTATATTCAAGAAGTTGGGAAAGCCAGCCTCTTTTTTGA
- the LOC133740200 gene encoding uncharacterized protein LOC133740200 isoform X1 encodes MNAVEIMDESPAHLLGSANSSKSDNGLKKPDCQGILDIMTSVWMKYILQRNLGPECYLERKLSSISMEPPISLKNLSACSSLASKRKHQQMGPETAAQSTEKGVAKAGQANENCSQSTFRSVTEISSVMIAMKGMGALESSIATGLPANSSERCADPSSTGFGNLCLPGGKVPLDFTLKMRLSGVMGVAYIQEVGKASLFFELG; translated from the exons ATGAATGCTGTGGAGATTATGGATGAGTCTCCAGCCCATTTGCTTGGTTCTGCAAA cagcagTAAGTCAGACAATGGGCTTAAGAAACCAGATTGTCAAGGAATCCTAGATATCATGACATCCGTATGGATGAAGTATATCCTGCAAAGAAATCTAGGTCCAGAATGCTATTTGGAAAGGAAACTGTCAAG TATTTCAATGGAGCCACCTATCAGCCTTAAGAATCTCTCTGCCTGCTCTAGTCTGGCTTCTAAGAGAAAGCACCAACAAATGGG GCCAGAGACTGCAGCTCAAAGCACGGAAAAAGGTGTAGCTAAAGCTGGCCAAGCAAATGAAAACTGTAGTCAAAGTACTTTCCGTAGTGTTACTGAGATTTCTTCGGTAATGATAG CAATGAAAGGAATGGGCGCCCTTGAATCCTCAATCGCTACTGGTTTACCTGCTAATTCTTCTGAAAGATGTGCAGATCCTTCATCAACTGGTTTTGGGAACCTTTGCTTGCCTGGTGGCAAGGTTCCTCTGGATTTTACTTTGAAAATGA GATTGTCAGGTGTAATGGGGGTTGCTTATATTCAAGAAGTTGGGAAAGCCAGCCTCTTTTTTGAGTTAGGCTAG
- the LOC133740200 gene encoding uncharacterized protein LOC133740200 isoform X7: MNAVEIMDESPAHLLGSANSSKSDNGLKKPDCQGILDIMTSVWMKYILQRNLGPECYLERKLSSISMEPPISLKNLSACSSLASKRKHQQMGPETAAQSTEKGVAKAGQANENCSQSTFRSVTEISSVMIDPSSTGFGNLCLPGGKVPLDFTLKMSMIVRCNGGCLYSRSWESQPLF; encoded by the exons ATGAATGCTGTGGAGATTATGGATGAGTCTCCAGCCCATTTGCTTGGTTCTGCAAA cagcagTAAGTCAGACAATGGGCTTAAGAAACCAGATTGTCAAGGAATCCTAGATATCATGACATCCGTATGGATGAAGTATATCCTGCAAAGAAATCTAGGTCCAGAATGCTATTTGGAAAGGAAACTGTCAAG TATTTCAATGGAGCCACCTATCAGCCTTAAGAATCTCTCTGCCTGCTCTAGTCTGGCTTCTAAGAGAAAGCACCAACAAATGGG GCCAGAGACTGCAGCTCAAAGCACGGAAAAAGGTGTAGCTAAAGCTGGCCAAGCAAATGAAAACTGTAGTCAAAGTACTTTCCGTAGTGTTACTGAGATTTCTTCGGTAATGATAG ATCCTTCATCAACTGGTTTTGGGAACCTTTGCTTGCCTGGTGGCAAGGTTCCTCTGGATTTTACTTTGAAAATGAGTAT GATTGTCAGGTGTAATGGGGGTTGCTTATATTCAAGAAGTTGGGAAAGCCAGCCTCTTTTTTGA
- the LOC133740200 gene encoding uncharacterized protein LOC133740200 isoform X6 — protein sequence MNAVEIMDESPAHLLGSANSSKSDNGLKKPDCQGILDIMTSVWMKYILQRNLGPECYLERKLSSISMEPPISLKNLSACSSLASKRKHQQMGPETAAQSTEKGVAKAGQANENCSQSTFRSVTEISSVMIDPSSTGFGNLCLPGGKVPLDFTLKMRLSGVMGVAYIQEVGKASLFFELG from the exons ATGAATGCTGTGGAGATTATGGATGAGTCTCCAGCCCATTTGCTTGGTTCTGCAAA cagcagTAAGTCAGACAATGGGCTTAAGAAACCAGATTGTCAAGGAATCCTAGATATCATGACATCCGTATGGATGAAGTATATCCTGCAAAGAAATCTAGGTCCAGAATGCTATTTGGAAAGGAAACTGTCAAG TATTTCAATGGAGCCACCTATCAGCCTTAAGAATCTCTCTGCCTGCTCTAGTCTGGCTTCTAAGAGAAAGCACCAACAAATGGG GCCAGAGACTGCAGCTCAAAGCACGGAAAAAGGTGTAGCTAAAGCTGGCCAAGCAAATGAAAACTGTAGTCAAAGTACTTTCCGTAGTGTTACTGAGATTTCTTCGGTAATGATAG ATCCTTCATCAACTGGTTTTGGGAACCTTTGCTTGCCTGGTGGCAAGGTTCCTCTGGATTTTACTTTGAAAATGA GATTGTCAGGTGTAATGGGGGTTGCTTATATTCAAGAAGTTGGGAAAGCCAGCCTCTTTTTTGAGTTAGGCTAG
- the LOC133740200 gene encoding uncharacterized protein LOC133740200 isoform X2, with the protein MNAVEIMDESPAHLLGSANSKSDNGLKKPDCQGILDIMTSVWMKYILQRNLGPECYLERKLSSISMEPPISLKNLSACSSLASKRKHQQMGPETAAQSTEKGVAKAGQANENCSQSTFRSVTEISSVMIAMKGMGALESSIATGLPANSSERCADPSSTGFGNLCLPGGKVPLDFTLKMRLSGVMGVAYIQEVGKASLFFELG; encoded by the exons ATGAATGCTGTGGAGATTATGGATGAGTCTCCAGCCCATTTGCTTGGTTCTGCAAA cagTAAGTCAGACAATGGGCTTAAGAAACCAGATTGTCAAGGAATCCTAGATATCATGACATCCGTATGGATGAAGTATATCCTGCAAAGAAATCTAGGTCCAGAATGCTATTTGGAAAGGAAACTGTCAAG TATTTCAATGGAGCCACCTATCAGCCTTAAGAATCTCTCTGCCTGCTCTAGTCTGGCTTCTAAGAGAAAGCACCAACAAATGGG GCCAGAGACTGCAGCTCAAAGCACGGAAAAAGGTGTAGCTAAAGCTGGCCAAGCAAATGAAAACTGTAGTCAAAGTACTTTCCGTAGTGTTACTGAGATTTCTTCGGTAATGATAG CAATGAAAGGAATGGGCGCCCTTGAATCCTCAATCGCTACTGGTTTACCTGCTAATTCTTCTGAAAGATGTGCAGATCCTTCATCAACTGGTTTTGGGAACCTTTGCTTGCCTGGTGGCAAGGTTCCTCTGGATTTTACTTTGAAAATGA GATTGTCAGGTGTAATGGGGGTTGCTTATATTCAAGAAGTTGGGAAAGCCAGCCTCTTTTTTGAGTTAGGCTAG
- the LOC133740200 gene encoding uncharacterized protein LOC133740200 isoform X4, translating to MNAVEIMDESPAHLLGSANKSDNGLKKPDCQGILDIMTSVWMKYILQRNLGPECYLERKLSSISMEPPISLKNLSACSSLASKRKHQQMGPETAAQSTEKGVAKAGQANENCSQSTFRSVTEISSVMIAMKGMGALESSIATGLPANSSERCADPSSTGFGNLCLPGGKVPLDFTLKMRLSGVMGVAYIQEVGKASLFFELG from the exons ATGAATGCTGTGGAGATTATGGATGAGTCTCCAGCCCATTTGCTTGGTTCTGCAAA TAAGTCAGACAATGGGCTTAAGAAACCAGATTGTCAAGGAATCCTAGATATCATGACATCCGTATGGATGAAGTATATCCTGCAAAGAAATCTAGGTCCAGAATGCTATTTGGAAAGGAAACTGTCAAG TATTTCAATGGAGCCACCTATCAGCCTTAAGAATCTCTCTGCCTGCTCTAGTCTGGCTTCTAAGAGAAAGCACCAACAAATGGG GCCAGAGACTGCAGCTCAAAGCACGGAAAAAGGTGTAGCTAAAGCTGGCCAAGCAAATGAAAACTGTAGTCAAAGTACTTTCCGTAGTGTTACTGAGATTTCTTCGGTAATGATAG CAATGAAAGGAATGGGCGCCCTTGAATCCTCAATCGCTACTGGTTTACCTGCTAATTCTTCTGAAAGATGTGCAGATCCTTCATCAACTGGTTTTGGGAACCTTTGCTTGCCTGGTGGCAAGGTTCCTCTGGATTTTACTTTGAAAATGA GATTGTCAGGTGTAATGGGGGTTGCTTATATTCAAGAAGTTGGGAAAGCCAGCCTCTTTTTTGAGTTAGGCTAG
- the LOC133740200 gene encoding uncharacterized protein LOC133740200 isoform X5: MNAVEIMDESPAHLLGSANSSKSDNGLKKPDCQGILDIMTSVWMKYILQRNLGPECYLERKLSSISMEPPISLKNLSACSSLASKRKHQQMGPETAAQSTEKGVAKAGQANENCSQSTFRSVTEISSVMIAMKGMGALESSIATGLPANSSERCADPSSTGFGNLCLPGGKVPLDFTLKMSM; encoded by the exons ATGAATGCTGTGGAGATTATGGATGAGTCTCCAGCCCATTTGCTTGGTTCTGCAAA cagcagTAAGTCAGACAATGGGCTTAAGAAACCAGATTGTCAAGGAATCCTAGATATCATGACATCCGTATGGATGAAGTATATCCTGCAAAGAAATCTAGGTCCAGAATGCTATTTGGAAAGGAAACTGTCAAG TATTTCAATGGAGCCACCTATCAGCCTTAAGAATCTCTCTGCCTGCTCTAGTCTGGCTTCTAAGAGAAAGCACCAACAAATGGG GCCAGAGACTGCAGCTCAAAGCACGGAAAAAGGTGTAGCTAAAGCTGGCCAAGCAAATGAAAACTGTAGTCAAAGTACTTTCCGTAGTGTTACTGAGATTTCTTCGGTAATGATAG CAATGAAAGGAATGGGCGCCCTTGAATCCTCAATCGCTACTGGTTTACCTGCTAATTCTTCTGAAAGATGTGCAGATCCTTCATCAACTGGTTTTGGGAACCTTTGCTTGCCTGGTGGCAAGGTTCCTCTGGATTTTACTTTGAAAATGAGTATGTGA
- the LOC133740200 gene encoding uncharacterized protein LOC133740200 isoform X8 has product MDEVYPAKKSRSRMLFGKETVKESISMEPPISLKNLSACSSLASKRKHQQMGPETAAQSTEKGVAKAGQANENCSQSTFRSVTEISSVMIAMKGMGALESSIATGLPANSSERCADPSSTGFGNLCLPGGKVPLDFTLKMRLSGVMGVAYIQEVGKASLFFELG; this is encoded by the exons ATGGATGAAGTATATCCTGCAAAGAAATCTAGGTCCAGAATGCTATTTGGAAAGGAAACTGTCAAG GAAAGTATTTCAATGGAGCCACCTATCAGCCTTAAGAATCTCTCTGCCTGCTCTAGTCTGGCTTCTAAGAGAAAGCACCAACAAATGGG GCCAGAGACTGCAGCTCAAAGCACGGAAAAAGGTGTAGCTAAAGCTGGCCAAGCAAATGAAAACTGTAGTCAAAGTACTTTCCGTAGTGTTACTGAGATTTCTTCGGTAATGATAG CAATGAAAGGAATGGGCGCCCTTGAATCCTCAATCGCTACTGGTTTACCTGCTAATTCTTCTGAAAGATGTGCAGATCCTTCATCAACTGGTTTTGGGAACCTTTGCTTGCCTGGTGGCAAGGTTCCTCTGGATTTTACTTTGAAAATGA GATTGTCAGGTGTAATGGGGGTTGCTTATATTCAAGAAGTTGGGAAAGCCAGCCTCTTTTTTGAGTTAGGCTAG